A portion of the Acidobacteriota bacterium genome contains these proteins:
- a CDS encoding FkbM family methyltransferase: protein MVRLDVPDWPGPVFLRAHTSDLSTFEQIFLAGELDHHLHFSPTRIVDAGANVGFASIAFALRYPEAQVVAIEFERANFDLLVRNTQHWPTIRPMHAALRGQSERVGVRDHAVVACAFEAVAVGDGGVEGVTVGGVMEHTGWDSLDLLKLDIEGSELEVLENAAEWESRVRAIAVETHDRFRPGCQAALERVVGSGGWQRSISGEYQWAVRE, encoded by the coding sequence ATGGTTCGCCTCGACGTGCCGGATTGGCCTGGGCCTGTTTTCCTTCGGGCGCACACCTCAGACCTGTCCACGTTCGAGCAGATCTTCCTCGCGGGCGAGTTGGATCATCACCTGCATTTCTCGCCGACGCGCATCGTCGATGCGGGAGCCAATGTCGGGTTCGCGTCGATTGCCTTCGCCTTGCGGTATCCGGAGGCCCAAGTCGTCGCCATCGAGTTCGAGCGAGCCAACTTCGATCTGCTCGTTCGGAACACGCAGCACTGGCCGACCATCCGCCCGATGCACGCCGCATTGCGGGGGCAGTCGGAGCGCGTCGGCGTGCGCGATCACGCTGTCGTGGCCTGTGCGTTCGAGGCAGTAGCGGTCGGTGACGGAGGCGTGGAAGGCGTCACGGTCGGTGGTGTGATGGAACACACCGGATGGGACAGTCTCGATCTTCTCAAGCTGGACATAGAGGGCAGCGAACTCGAGGTGCTCGAGAATGCTGCCGAATGGGAATCGCGCGTACGTGCCATCGCCGTCGAGACTCACGACCGGTTTCGACCAGGCTGTCAGGCCGCACTGGAGCGCGTAGTCGGGAGCGGTGGCTGGCAGCGCTCGATCAGTGGCGAGTATCAGTGGGCCGTGCGAGAGTGA
- a CDS encoding glycosyltransferase family 4 protein — protein sequence MSEALVRRGHDVTVVTGHAAGLPEDAREDGVRVLRVLRPRGPGPLWGWSYRRQVRRWLNELLPQWDLVMCHQLYLHSVEANEIARKHGRRSCHLLVAAQDYSDVTRLASIRGGASLVRRAVDADALFVLSRFSRQELLAAGARPERVHDYRYFVDVDRFRPADDPPARELLCLGRWHPQKNLPLLLESFALFAVRVPDVRLRIVGAGEEEVTLRRLVAALPCRDRVIIEGWATDPLHAYQRSLALVTSSDAEGLSNVLIEAMATGTPVVTTDVSGAREALDLVDAPPVASGSVVVGRGGLLAPMRDAVALAAALERVTRDEPLRQALSQDARIRAVAAFSESASVSDFLTAVQSATAESVCDAR from the coding sequence TTGTCCGAGGCGCTCGTGCGCCGTGGACATGACGTGACCGTGGTGACGGGACATGCCGCTGGCCTACCCGAGGACGCACGTGAAGATGGTGTGCGTGTGCTGCGCGTGCTGCGGCCCAGGGGGCCGGGGCCGTTATGGGGATGGAGTTACCGGCGTCAGGTACGCCGGTGGCTCAATGAACTCTTGCCGCAGTGGGACCTGGTGATGTGCCATCAGCTATATCTGCACTCGGTGGAAGCGAACGAGATCGCACGCAAGCACGGACGCCGGTCGTGTCATCTGCTCGTCGCGGCCCAGGACTACTCCGATGTCACGCGTCTTGCGTCGATTCGGGGCGGTGCGTCGCTCGTGCGACGGGCGGTGGATGCCGACGCCTTGTTCGTGCTCTCGCGCTTCAGTCGGCAGGAACTCCTGGCGGCCGGTGCACGACCTGAGCGCGTGCACGACTACCGATACTTCGTGGACGTTGACCGCTTTCGCCCTGCTGACGATCCGCCGGCGCGTGAGCTGTTGTGTCTGGGGCGCTGGCATCCGCAGAAGAACCTGCCTCTGCTGCTGGAGTCGTTCGCACTCTTTGCCGTACGGGTGCCTGACGTACGCCTGCGCATCGTTGGCGCGGGAGAGGAGGAGGTCACGCTCCGGCGCCTGGTGGCTGCGCTGCCCTGCCGCGACCGCGTCATCATCGAAGGATGGGCCACAGATCCGCTGCACGCGTACCAGCGCAGTCTGGCGTTAGTCACGTCGAGCGATGCCGAGGGGTTGTCGAACGTGTTGATCGAGGCCATGGCGACGGGCACACCTGTCGTCACGACGGACGTAAGCGGCGCCAGGGAAGCTCTCGATCTCGTGGACGCCCCGCCCGTGGCGAGCGGCAGTGTCGTCGTGGGCCGGGGGGGCCTGCTGGCACCCATGCGCGACGCTGTCGCACTCGCCGCTGCTCTGGAACGTGTCACACGTGATGAGCCTTTGCGTCAGGCCCTGTCGCAGGATGCCAGGATTCGTGCTGTCGCGGCATTTTCAGAGTCAGCCAGCGTGTCGGATTTCCTCACAGCGGTCCAGAGCGCGACTGCGGAGTCGGTGTGCGACGCTCGTTGA